One Watersipora subatra chromosome 4, tzWatSuba1.1, whole genome shotgun sequence genomic window carries:
- the LOC137393314 gene encoding uncharacterized protein isoform X1: MADQHKILAVLDLSENFIQRQENVELKVNREDYYYMTKKKEVERAEGGQREIDIESTKDKNCYPVLRQLSRPKSERLNLSEGWHPLPNVWKGENIDILLQSLLHHDLVGKATFVCKKKVLLVIATCSPEACRGIGVVRLQNSYYLYLYPTEKFPADGYHGLRFEQLLTTTKTGASREIDQNKEFGALCKVNIGGHDLIVSGELDCLDGENRVELKTCKDGFKTARHGLLLKWWLQCCFLNIETIYLGITETDGSCKGKYVDAIEKQSITDLKQLVDKKTNKTGRCLARVKVFLELLKDHATEEGQVYLVKRQSGTKNYTIERSDDAGKDFINARLRIELVRRSA; the protein is encoded by the coding sequence ATGGCCGACCAACATAAAATCTTGGCAGTACTCGATCTCTCTGAgaatttcatacagagacaagaAAATGTGGAGCTCAAGGTCAACAGGGAAGACTATTACTACATGACAAAAAAGAAGGAAGTTGAGAGAGCGGAGGGTGGCCAAAGAGAAATCGACATAGAGAGCACaaaagataaaaattgttatCCGGTTCTGAGACAACTTTCAAGACCAAAAAGTGAACGGCTTAACCTATCGGAGGGATGGCACCCTTTGCCCAATGTATGGAAAGGAGAAAACATTGACATTCTGTTACAAAGTTTGCTTCACCATGATCTAGTGGGTAAAGCGACATTCGTATGCAAAAAGAAGGTGCTGTTGGTGATTGCAACCTGTTCCCCAGAAGCTTGCCGAGGCATAGGAGTCGTTAGACTTCAAAACTCTTACTACCTTTACCTCTATCCTACTGAGAAATTTCCAGCAGATGGATATCACGGCTTGCGCTTTGAGCAGTTATTGACAACAACCAAAACCGGTGCTTCAAGAGAAATTGACCAAAACAAAGAATTTGGAGCCCTGTGCAAGGTAAACATAGGAGGCCATGATCTAATAGTTTCAGGAGAACTCGATTGTCTTGACGGTGAAAACCGTGTCGAGCTTAAAACTTGTAAAGACGGTTTCAAGACAGCTCGTCATGGTCTGTTACTGAAATGGTGGCTACAGTGTTGCTTCCTCAACATAGAGACCATCTATCTTGGGATTACAGAAACTGATGGGTCTTGTAAAGGGAAGTATGTTGATGCCATTGAGAAGCAGTCTATAACAGACCTTAAGCAATTGGTTGATAAGAAAACCAATAAGACAGGGCGCTGCCTTGCCAGGGTTAAGGTATTCTTGGAGCTTTTGAAGGATCATGCTACCGAAGAGGGCCAAGTTTATCTGGTCAAACGCCAAAGTGGTACTAAAAATTACACAATAGAAAGGAGTGATGATGCTGGAAAAGATTTCATCAACGCAAGGCTTAGGATTGAGTTAGTCCGCAGAAGCGCATAA